A single Argentina anserina chromosome 7, drPotAnse1.1, whole genome shotgun sequence DNA region contains:
- the LOC126801828 gene encoding hexose carrier protein HEX6, with translation MAVGVAMTGEGGQYNGKMTPFVILSCMMAATGGVIFGYDIGISGGVTSMEPFLEKFFPEVYTRMKSDTQISNYCKFDSELLTSFTSSLYIAGLVASVFASSVTRAYGRKPSILAGGAAFLAGAALNGAAVNIYMLILGRILLGVGVGFANQSVPLYLSEMAPSKYRGAISNGFQFSVGIGALSANLINYGTEKIEGGWGWRLSLALAAVPASILTLGAIFLPETPNSLIQRSTDHQTAMLMLQRIRGVDDVQLELEDLIKANNISKTIQHPFRKILERKYRPQLVMAIAIPFFQQVTGINVIAFYAPILFRTIGLGESASLLSSVMTGVVGTISTFISMLIVDKFGRRVLFIGGGLQMLVSQMMIGGVMAAQLGDHGGVSKGYAYLVLVLIGIYVAGFGWSWGPLGWLVPSEIFPLEIRSAGQSINVMVNFLFTFIVAQTFLAMLCHFKAGIFFFFGGWVMVMTLFVYFFLPETKNVPMEKMESVWVEHWFWGRIVGDVGKDTKNEA, from the exons ATGGCGGTTGGAGTTGCAATGACAGGTGAAGGTGGACAATACAATGGCAAGATGACACCATTTGTCATCCTCTCTTGTATGATGGCCGCCACAGGAGGTGTTATTTTCGGCTATGACATTGGCATTTCAG GTGGAGTGACATCAATGGAGCCATTTCTCGAAAAGTTCTTCCCGGAGGTGTACACTCGGATGAAATCAGATACCCAAATCAGCAACTACTGTAAATTTGACAGTGAGTTGTTGACATCCTTCACATCATCACTATACATAGCAGGTCTTGTAGCTTCTGTTTTTGCCAGTTCTGTCACTAGAGCTTATGGCCGCAAGCCTTCAATCCTTGCCGGAGGTGCTGCATTTCTTGCCGGTGCAGCTTTAAACGGTGCGGCTGTGAATATTTACATGCTGATATTAGGACGCATCTTGCTTGGAGTTGGAGTTGGTTTTGCAAATCAG TCTGTTCCTTTATATCTTTCAGAAATGGCCCCATCAAAATATAGAGGAGCAATCAGCAACGGCTTCCAGTTTAGTGTTGGCATTGGTGCATTATCAGCTAATCTCATCAACTACGGTACTGAAAAGATTGAAGGTGGTTGGGGGTGGCGACTCTCCCTAGCCCTGGCTGCAGTCCCTGCCTCAATCTTAACACTCGGCGCAATTTTCCTGCCGGAAACACCCAACAGTCTAATTCAACGCAGTACAGACCACCAAACAGCCATGCTAATGTTGCAGCGCATCAGAGGAGTCGATGATGTCCAATTAGAACTGGAAGATCTCATTAAAgcaaacaacatttccaaaacCATCCAACACCCTTTCAGGAAAATCCTAGAGAGGAAGTATAGGCCTCAACTTGTAATGGCAATAGCCATCCCATTTTTCCAGCAAGTGACAGGAATCAATGTCATAGCCTTTTATGCCCCGATTCTCTTCCGAACAATCGGCTTAGGCGAAAGTGCATCACTCTTGTCTTCTGTCATGACCGGTGTAGTTGGCACAATCTCAACCTTCATATCCATGCTTATAGTTGACAAGTTTGGTAGAAGGGTGTTGTTCATAGGTGGGGGACTTCAAATGTTGGTGTCACAAATGATGATTGGGGGAGTCATGGCAGCTCAACTAGGTGACCATGGTGGAGTGAGCAAAGGGTATGCTTATTTGGTCCTGGTTTTGATTGGCATATACGTAGCAGGGTTCGGGTGGTCTTGGGGGCCTCTAGGGTGGTTAGTTCCTAGTGAGATTTTCCCACTGGAGATTAGGTCAGCTGGGCAAAGTATCAATGTGATGGTGAACTTCTTGTTCACTTTCATTGTTGCTCAAACTTTTCTAGCTATGCTTTGCCACTTCAAGGCTgggattttcttctttttcggaGGCTGGGTGATGGTGATGACGCTGTTTGTGTACTTCTTTCTGCCGGAGACGAAGAATGTGCCGATGGAGAAGATGGAATCGGTGTGGGTGGAGCACTGGTTTTGGGGGAGAATTGTTGGGGATGTTGGTAAGGATACCAAGAATGAAGCTTGA